In the genome of Elephas maximus indicus isolate mEleMax1 chromosome 6, mEleMax1 primary haplotype, whole genome shotgun sequence, one region contains:
- the CTDSP1 gene encoding carboxy-terminal domain RNA polymerase II polypeptide A small phosphatase 1 isoform X2 has translation MDSSAVITQISKEEARGPVRGKGDKKSTASQKPRGRGILHSLFCCVCRDDAEALPAHSGAPLLVEENGAVPKTPVQYLLPEAKAQDSDKICVVIDLDETLVHSSFKPVNNADFIIPVEIDGVVHQVYVLKRPHVDEFLQRMGELFECVLFTASLAKYADPVADLLDKWGAFRARLFRESCVFHRGNYVKDLSRLGRDLRRVLILDNSPASYVFHPDNAVPVASWFDNMSDTELHDLLPFFEQLSRVDDVYSVLRQPRPGS, from the exons ATGGACAGCTCGGCAGTCATTACTCAGATCAGCAAGGAGGAGGCGCGGGGCCCGGTACGGGGCAAAG GTGACAAGAAGTCAACGGCTTCCCAGAAGCCCCGTGGCCGGGGCATCCTCCACTCGCTCTTCTGCTGCGTGTGCCGCGATGATGCCGAGGCCCTGCCTGCCCACAGCGGGGCACCCCTGCTGGTGGAGGAGAATGGCGCTGTCCCCAAG ACCCCAGTCCAGTACCTGCTCCCCGAGGCCAAGGCTCAGGACTCAGACAAGATCTGTGTGGTCATCGACCTGGACGAGACCCTGGTGCACAGCTCCTTCAAG CCAGTGAACAACGCTGACTTCATCATCCCTGTGGAGATTGATGGAGTGGTCCACCAG GTTTATGTGCTGAAGCGGCCCCACGTGGACGAGTTCCTGCAGCGAATGGGTGAGCTCTTCGAGTGTGTGCTATTCACTGCCAGCCTCGCCAAG TACGCAGACCCCGTAGCCGACCTCCTGGACAAGTGGGGGGCCTTCCGGGCCCGGCTGTTTCGTGAGTCATGCGTCTTCCACCGGGGGAACTATGTGAAGGACCTGAGCCGGCTGGGCCGAGACCTTCGGCGGGTGCTCATCCTGGACAACTCGCCCGCCTCCTATGTCTTCCACCCAGACAACGCC GTACCAGTTGCCTCGTGGTTTGACAACATGAGTGACACGGAGCTCCACGATCTCCTCCCATTCTTCGAGCAACTCAGCCGTGTGGACGACGTGTACTCAGTGCTCAGGCAGCCGAGGCCTGGGAGCTAG
- the CTDSP1 gene encoding carboxy-terminal domain RNA polymerase II polypeptide A small phosphatase 1 isoform X1 — protein sequence MDSSAVITQISKEEARGPVRGKGDKKSTASQKPRGRGILHSLFCCVCRDDAEALPAHSGAPLLVEENGAVPKQTPVQYLLPEAKAQDSDKICVVIDLDETLVHSSFKPVNNADFIIPVEIDGVVHQVYVLKRPHVDEFLQRMGELFECVLFTASLAKYADPVADLLDKWGAFRARLFRESCVFHRGNYVKDLSRLGRDLRRVLILDNSPASYVFHPDNAVPVASWFDNMSDTELHDLLPFFEQLSRVDDVYSVLRQPRPGS from the exons ATGGACAGCTCGGCAGTCATTACTCAGATCAGCAAGGAGGAGGCGCGGGGCCCGGTACGGGGCAAAG GTGACAAGAAGTCAACGGCTTCCCAGAAGCCCCGTGGCCGGGGCATCCTCCACTCGCTCTTCTGCTGCGTGTGCCGCGATGATGCCGAGGCCCTGCCTGCCCACAGCGGGGCACCCCTGCTGGTGGAGGAGAATGGCGCTGTCCCCAAG CAGACCCCAGTCCAGTACCTGCTCCCCGAGGCCAAGGCTCAGGACTCAGACAAGATCTGTGTGGTCATCGACCTGGACGAGACCCTGGTGCACAGCTCCTTCAAG CCAGTGAACAACGCTGACTTCATCATCCCTGTGGAGATTGATGGAGTGGTCCACCAG GTTTATGTGCTGAAGCGGCCCCACGTGGACGAGTTCCTGCAGCGAATGGGTGAGCTCTTCGAGTGTGTGCTATTCACTGCCAGCCTCGCCAAG TACGCAGACCCCGTAGCCGACCTCCTGGACAAGTGGGGGGCCTTCCGGGCCCGGCTGTTTCGTGAGTCATGCGTCTTCCACCGGGGGAACTATGTGAAGGACCTGAGCCGGCTGGGCCGAGACCTTCGGCGGGTGCTCATCCTGGACAACTCGCCCGCCTCCTATGTCTTCCACCCAGACAACGCC GTACCAGTTGCCTCGTGGTTTGACAACATGAGTGACACGGAGCTCCACGATCTCCTCCCATTCTTCGAGCAACTCAGCCGTGTGGACGACGTGTACTCAGTGCTCAGGCAGCCGAGGCCTGGGAGCTAG